In Thauera sp. JM12B12, one DNA window encodes the following:
- a CDS encoding ATP-dependent helicase — protein sequence MPPSSSSTAAPLAAAPEPVASDPLARLNPAQRAAVEHGVTGDANATGLFPRPAQPLLVIAGAGSGKTNTLAHRVAHLIAHGADPSRMLLLTFSRRAADEMGRRVRRILAQASAGRPGLAQAELHWSGTFHAIGARLLRDYAGRIGLDPGFTIHDREDSGDLMNLVRHELGLSATRQRFPQKGTCLAIYSAAVNTQAPLAEVLQANFPWCAEWEDELKRLFRAYVEAKQAQQVLDYDDLLLYWAQMVAEPALGAEIGGLFDHVLVDEYQDTNPLQASILLAMKPDGRGLTVVGDDAQSIYAFRGATVRNILDFPAAFDPPAQVVTLEQNYRSTKPILEAANAVIAMAAERFTKNLWSERESTQRPRLVSVKDDADQAAFVVDGVLARREEGLKLKQQAVLFRASAHSARLELELTRRNIPFVKFGGLKFLEAAHVKDVLAVLRWAENPRDRISGFRAIQLLAGIGPKTAGRVLDNVCAAPAGCALLAEQPVPEAARAGWQAFAALVDRLAERPQWPADFELACRWYEGEMPRLYDDFALRVLDVQQLARIAATSPSRQRFLTELTLDPPSATSGEAGMPLLDEDYLILSTMHSAKGQEWNAVSVLNVVDGCIPSDVATRNSAEIEEERRLLYVAMTRAKDNLDLIVPQRFYVTQQMGLGDRHVYAGRTRFIPNRLLGHFEQLSWPPPPPELQGSPASRQAAIDLAAKMRDMWR from the coding sequence ATGCCGCCTTCGTCTTCTTCCACTGCTGCGCCCCTCGCGGCAGCGCCCGAGCCTGTCGCTTCCGACCCGCTCGCCCGCCTCAACCCGGCGCAACGCGCGGCGGTCGAGCACGGGGTCACGGGCGATGCGAACGCCACGGGCCTCTTTCCGCGGCCGGCGCAGCCGCTGCTGGTGATTGCCGGCGCCGGCTCGGGCAAGACCAACACGCTCGCGCATCGCGTGGCGCACCTCATCGCCCACGGAGCCGACCCTTCGCGCATGCTGCTGCTCACCTTCTCGCGCCGGGCGGCCGACGAGATGGGCCGGCGCGTGCGTCGCATCCTGGCGCAGGCGTCCGCGGGAAGGCCCGGGCTGGCGCAGGCCGAGCTGCACTGGTCGGGCACCTTCCACGCCATCGGCGCGCGCCTCTTGCGCGACTACGCCGGGCGCATCGGGCTCGACCCGGGCTTCACCATCCACGACCGCGAGGATTCCGGCGACCTGATGAACCTGGTGCGCCACGAACTCGGCCTGTCGGCGACCCGGCAGCGCTTTCCCCAGAAAGGCACCTGCCTGGCGATCTACTCGGCGGCGGTCAACACGCAGGCGCCGCTCGCCGAGGTGCTGCAGGCGAACTTCCCGTGGTGCGCGGAGTGGGAGGACGAACTCAAGCGCCTGTTTCGAGCCTACGTCGAGGCCAAGCAGGCGCAGCAGGTGCTCGACTACGACGACCTGCTGCTGTACTGGGCGCAGATGGTGGCCGAGCCGGCGCTCGGTGCCGAGATCGGCGGCCTCTTCGACCACGTGCTGGTCGATGAGTACCAGGACACCAACCCCCTGCAGGCGTCGATCCTGCTCGCAATGAAACCCGATGGCCGCGGCCTCACCGTGGTCGGCGACGACGCGCAGTCGATCTACGCCTTTCGCGGTGCCACCGTGCGCAACATCCTCGACTTCCCCGCCGCCTTCGATCCGCCGGCGCAGGTGGTGACGCTGGAGCAGAACTACCGCTCGACCAAGCCGATCCTGGAGGCGGCCAACGCGGTGATCGCGATGGCGGCCGAGCGCTTCACCAAGAACCTGTGGTCCGAGCGCGAATCGACGCAGCGCCCGCGCCTGGTGTCGGTCAAGGACGACGCCGACCAGGCCGCCTTCGTCGTCGATGGCGTGCTGGCGCGGCGCGAGGAGGGGCTCAAGCTCAAGCAGCAGGCGGTGCTGTTCCGCGCCTCGGCGCACAGCGCGCGGCTGGAACTGGAGCTGACCCGGCGCAACATCCCCTTCGTGAAGTTCGGCGGCCTCAAGTTCCTCGAAGCCGCCCACGTCAAGGACGTGCTCGCGGTGCTGCGCTGGGCCGAGAATCCGCGCGACCGCATCTCGGGTTTCCGTGCCATCCAGCTCCTGGCCGGCATCGGACCGAAGACCGCCGGCCGCGTGCTCGACAACGTCTGCGCCGCGCCCGCGGGCTGCGCACTGCTCGCCGAGCAGCCGGTGCCCGAGGCTGCGCGCGCGGGCTGGCAGGCGTTCGCGGCGCTCGTCGACCGCCTGGCCGAACGCCCGCAATGGCCGGCGGACTTCGAGCTCGCCTGCCGCTGGTACGAGGGCGAGATGCCGCGCCTGTACGACGACTTCGCGCTGCGCGTGCTCGACGTCCAGCAGCTCGCCCGCATCGCCGCCACCAGCCCGAGCCGCCAACGCTTTCTCACCGAGCTCACCCTCGACCCGCCCAGCGCCACCAGCGGCGAGGCTGGCATGCCGCTGCTCGACGAGGACTACCTGATCCTGTCGACGATGCACTCGGCCAAGGGCCAGGAGTGGAACGCGGTGAGCGTGCTGAACGTGGTCGACGGCTGCATTCCGTCCGACGTCGCCACCCGCAACAGCGCCGAGATCGAGGAGGAGCGCCGCCTGCTCTACGTCGCGATGACGCGGGCGAAGGACAACCTCGACCTGATCGTGCCGCAGCGCTTCTACGTGACGCAGCAGATGGGCCTGGGCGACCGCCACGTCTATGCCGGACGCACGCGCTTTATCCCCAACCGCCTGCTCGGCCACTTCGAGCAGCTGAGCTGGCCGCCGCCGCCGCCCGAACTGCAGGGCTCGCCCGCCTCCCGCCAGGCGGCGATCGACCTCGCGGCGAAGATGCGCGACATGTGGCGCTGA
- a CDS encoding sigma 54-interacting transcriptional regulator: MGLSAADLDENGLKIGISPEHFRAVAMPLLFDHLNAQCEGTVAVNRQARIVWMSDKYASKIGLADGHSALGREIEDVLPASRLREVVDSGEPSLLDLMPFGDEHFVVTRIPLRADDGQVVGALGFVLFDRARHLKPLMEKYGRLQARLAETERALLQARRARYTIANFIGTSAVATEIKRQARRAAQLDATVLLRGETGTGKELLAQGIHNLSARANGPFVAVNMAAVPDNLVEAELFGTAPGAFTGADRKARLGKFELANGGTLFLDEIGDLSLPLQVKLLRVLQEQQVEPLGSNQVRPLDVRVIAATHVDLEARVAEGSFRADLFYRLNVLALRVPSLRERREDIGALVEALLDDIAARSGQRPLELADDALALLAAQPWPGNVRQLRNLLERAQLSADSGPLDAAALAALLGTAGAVLAMPVAAARAGAAPDASLGARPDAGQDAIRAATPDARPGEGVVPLADALAHAERVALRAALQACGGNRRLAASRLGISRAGLYAKLQQHGITR; this comes from the coding sequence ATGGGTCTGTCCGCCGCCGACCTCGACGAGAACGGCCTCAAGATCGGCATCTCGCCCGAGCATTTCCGCGCGGTGGCGATGCCGCTGCTGTTCGACCATCTCAATGCCCAGTGCGAAGGCACGGTGGCGGTCAATCGCCAGGCGCGCATCGTGTGGATGAGCGACAAGTACGCGAGCAAGATCGGGCTGGCCGACGGGCATAGCGCGCTCGGGCGCGAGATCGAGGACGTGCTGCCGGCGAGCCGGCTGCGCGAGGTGGTCGACAGCGGCGAGCCCAGCCTGCTCGACCTGATGCCCTTCGGCGACGAGCACTTCGTCGTCACCCGCATCCCGCTGCGCGCCGACGATGGCCAGGTGGTCGGCGCGCTCGGCTTCGTGTTGTTCGATCGCGCCCGTCACCTGAAGCCGCTGATGGAGAAGTACGGCCGCCTGCAGGCGCGCCTCGCGGAGACCGAGCGCGCGCTGCTGCAGGCGCGCCGCGCGCGCTACACGATCGCCAACTTCATCGGCACCAGCGCGGTCGCCACCGAGATCAAGCGCCAGGCCCGCCGCGCCGCCCAGCTCGACGCCACGGTGCTGCTGCGCGGCGAGACCGGCACCGGCAAGGAGCTGCTCGCGCAGGGCATCCACAACCTGTCGGCGCGCGCCAATGGGCCCTTCGTCGCGGTGAACATGGCGGCGGTGCCCGACAACCTGGTCGAGGCCGAGCTCTTCGGTACCGCGCCGGGCGCCTTCACCGGCGCCGACCGCAAGGCGCGGCTGGGCAAGTTCGAGCTCGCCAACGGCGGCACCCTGTTCCTCGACGAGATCGGCGACCTGTCGCTGCCGCTGCAGGTCAAGCTGCTGCGCGTGCTGCAGGAGCAGCAGGTCGAGCCGCTCGGCTCGAACCAGGTGCGCCCGCTCGACGTGCGCGTGATCGCCGCCACCCATGTGGACCTCGAGGCGCGGGTGGCCGAGGGCAGCTTCCGCGCCGACCTGTTCTACCGTCTCAACGTGCTGGCGCTGCGCGTGCCCAGCCTGCGCGAGCGGCGCGAGGACATCGGCGCCCTGGTCGAGGCCCTGCTCGACGACATCGCGGCGCGCTCCGGCCAGCGTCCGCTGGAGCTTGCCGACGACGCGCTGGCGCTGCTTGCGGCCCAGCCGTGGCCGGGCAACGTGCGCCAGCTGCGCAACCTGCTCGAGCGCGCCCAGCTGAGCGCCGACAGCGGGCCGCTGGATGCCGCGGCGCTGGCGGCCCTGCTCGGCACGGCCGGGGCGGTGCTGGCCATGCCCGTCGCGGCTGCACGCGCAGGGGCCGCGCCGGACGCGTCATTGGGCGCAAGGCCCGACGCAGGGCAGGACGCAATTCGGGCGGCCACGCCGGACGCGCGCCCCGGAGAGGGCGTCGTGCCGCTCGCCGACGCCCTCGCGCATGCCGAACGCGTGGCGCTGCGGGCGGCGCTGCAGGCCTGCGGCGGCAATCGCCGCCTCGCCGCCAGCCGGCTCGGCATCTCGCGCGCCGGCCTCTACGCCAAGCTGCAGCAGCACGGCATCACGCGCTGA
- a CDS encoding tetratricopeptide repeat protein, producing the protein MSFHDDHGLACTGADADSAAHYRRALHQFRCYIEDPVASVDAALALRPDFVMAHALKAWLHLLGTEPAGIPVARACLLAASRLPAWSRAMAGHHAVLGMHAFGLEECGDYVRAEAQGRAGVELEPRDGWAQHAVAHVMEMQGRERDGIAWMRADPAAWSTDSFFRVHNWWHLALYHLELGEIDEVLALYDGPIRGERSTVILDLIDASAMLWRLHLRGIDVGSRWQRLAEDWAPFAAAGNYAFNDVHATMAFVGAGRLDLVDTVLEAQRAAMQGDGDNAAFTREVGQPLTRAIRAFGEGHHAETVRLIRDVREIAHRFGGSHAQRSVLDLTLIEAALRDGQQALAVALCNERVDTRPHSPLTRLLRQRAAPLRAAA; encoded by the coding sequence ATGAGCTTCCACGACGACCATGGCCTCGCCTGCACCGGCGCCGATGCCGACAGCGCCGCCCACTACCGGCGCGCCCTGCACCAGTTCCGCTGCTACATCGAGGATCCGGTGGCGAGTGTCGATGCCGCGCTCGCGCTGCGCCCCGACTTCGTCATGGCCCATGCGCTGAAGGCCTGGCTGCACCTGCTCGGCACCGAGCCGGCGGGCATCCCGGTGGCGCGCGCCTGCCTGCTCGCGGCCTCGCGGCTGCCGGCCTGGTCGCGCGCCATGGCGGGCCATCACGCCGTGCTCGGCATGCACGCCTTCGGTCTCGAGGAGTGCGGCGACTACGTCCGCGCCGAGGCGCAGGGGCGCGCCGGCGTCGAACTCGAGCCGCGCGACGGCTGGGCCCAGCACGCGGTCGCGCACGTGATGGAGATGCAGGGCCGCGAGCGCGACGGCATCGCCTGGATGCGCGCCGACCCCGCGGCCTGGTCCACCGACAGCTTCTTCCGCGTGCACAACTGGTGGCATCTCGCGCTCTACCACCTCGAGCTGGGCGAGATCGACGAGGTGCTGGCCTTGTACGACGGGCCGATCCGCGGCGAGCGCTCGACCGTGATCCTGGACCTGATCGACGCCTCGGCCATGCTGTGGCGCCTGCACCTGCGCGGCATCGACGTCGGCTCGCGCTGGCAGCGGCTCGCCGAGGACTGGGCGCCGTTCGCCGCCGCCGGCAACTACGCCTTCAACGACGTGCACGCGACCATGGCCTTCGTCGGTGCGGGGCGTCTCGATCTGGTCGACACGGTGCTGGAGGCGCAGCGCGCGGCGATGCAGGGCGACGGCGACAACGCCGCCTTCACGCGTGAGGTGGGGCAACCGCTGACGCGGGCGATCCGCGCCTTCGGCGAGGGGCACCATGCCGAGACCGTGCGCCTGATCCGCGACGTGCGCGAGATCGCCCACCGCTTCGGTGGCAGCCATGCGCAGCGCAGCGTGCTCGACCTGACGCTGATCGAGGCCGCGCTGCGTGACGGCCAGCAGGCGCTCGCCGTCGCGCTGTGCAACGAGCGTGTCGACACGCGCCCGCACAGCCCGCTGACCCGGCTGCTGCGGCAGCGCGCGGCGCCGCTGCGGGCAGCGGCTTGA
- a CDS encoding GntP family permease: MGTLGILLSLVLLMYLAYRGISVLLLAPLLALFAVLTSGEAAMLLPTYTQVFMKAMGGYVIQFFPLFLLGALFGKLMDDSGSARAIAHAIVEKVGSQRAILAIVLACGILTYGGVSLFVVAFAVYPIGAALFREAGIPKRLIPAAIALGSFTFTMTALPGTPAIQNAIPSPFFGTDAFAAPGLGLIGGLIMLGLGTWWLSAQQRKLMAAGEGYGHHSGEPDSEPADAPRPGFWIALLPILVVIGLNFVMAKQVLPGLDHSYLAKPEFGGLQDARSLIGIWSIIVALSAAVLLLVALHWTRWANLMKTVNEGSFGSMLPILNTATEVGYGTVIASLAGFVVIRDLVLGIAPGNPLISEAVAVNVLAGITGSASGGMSIALKTLGAEYLAMATAAGISPELLHRVAAMASGCMDTLPHNGAVISLLAICRLTHRESYGFIAMNTVVFPLLALAVVITLGTLFGNF; encoded by the coding sequence ATGGGCACCCTAGGCATTCTGTTGTCCCTCGTATTGCTGATGTATCTCGCCTACCGCGGCATCAGCGTCCTGCTGCTCGCGCCGCTGCTGGCGCTGTTCGCCGTGCTGACGTCGGGCGAGGCGGCGATGCTGCTGCCGACCTACACCCAGGTCTTCATGAAGGCCATGGGCGGCTACGTGATCCAGTTCTTCCCGCTGTTCCTGCTCGGCGCGCTGTTCGGCAAGCTGATGGACGACTCCGGCTCGGCGCGCGCGATCGCGCACGCCATCGTCGAGAAAGTGGGCAGCCAGCGCGCGATCCTGGCGATCGTGCTCGCCTGCGGCATCCTGACCTATGGCGGCGTGTCGCTGTTCGTGGTCGCCTTCGCGGTGTATCCGATCGGCGCCGCGCTTTTCCGCGAGGCGGGGATCCCCAAGCGCCTGATCCCGGCGGCGATCGCGCTCGGCTCCTTCACCTTCACGATGACCGCGCTGCCCGGCACGCCGGCGATCCAGAACGCCATCCCCAGCCCCTTCTTCGGCACCGATGCCTTCGCCGCGCCCGGCCTCGGCCTGATCGGCGGCCTGATCATGCTCGGCCTCGGCACCTGGTGGCTGAGTGCCCAGCAGCGCAAGCTGATGGCCGCGGGCGAAGGCTACGGCCACCACAGCGGCGAGCCCGACAGCGAGCCCGCCGATGCGCCGCGTCCAGGCTTCTGGATCGCGCTGCTGCCGATCCTGGTGGTGATCGGCCTCAACTTCGTGATGGCCAAGCAGGTGCTGCCGGGCCTCGACCACAGCTACCTCGCCAAGCCCGAGTTCGGCGGCCTGCAGGACGCGCGCTCGCTGATCGGCATCTGGTCGATCATCGTCGCGCTGTCGGCGGCGGTGCTGCTGCTGGTGGCGCTGCACTGGACGCGCTGGGCCAACCTGATGAAGACCGTCAACGAGGGCTCCTTCGGCTCCATGCTGCCGATCCTCAACACCGCCACCGAGGTCGGCTACGGCACCGTCATCGCCTCGCTCGCCGGCTTCGTGGTGATCCGCGACCTGGTGCTCGGCATCGCGCCGGGCAACCCGCTGATCTCCGAGGCGGTGGCGGTGAACGTGCTCGCCGGCATCACCGGCTCGGCTTCGGGCGGCATGTCGATCGCGCTCAAGACGCTGGGTGCCGAGTACCTCGCCATGGCCACCGCCGCCGGCATCAGCCCCGAGCTGCTGCACCGCGTCGCCGCCATGGCCTCGGGCTGCATGGACACGCTGCCGCACAACGGCGCGGTGATCTCGCTGCTGGCGATCTGCCGCCTGACCCACCGCGAGTCCTACGGCTTCATCGCGATGAACACGGTGGTGTTCCCGCTCCTCGCGCTGGCGGTGGTGATCACCCTCGGTACGCTGTTCGGCAACTTCTGA